The Ipomoea triloba cultivar NCNSP0323 chromosome 4, ASM357664v1 DNA segment ATGAGTTAgtctttgatttatttttatgaccCAAATTATATTGATGTAACCCATATATGAATTTCATTACAAGTATAGAACATGATCAACAATAGAAATGTCAATGAATACAATGAAAGCAAGACCAAAACCAAACAAAATCTtatcatttcaattaaaaatgataattatCCATAAGACAAATAACAGAAAAAATCCATATTTGATATTTCAAGTAGCAGTGGCATTATGGTAGATAAGTGAAATTAAGAGGGCAAAAGAATTTACaggattaataattattttattggttaTCCCGCTATTGTCTAGTGGCCGGTCGCCACTTTGCACTGCGGCCGCTCCGCCCGCTTTCTCCCCCATCATTCACCACatttcatacatacatacacacacatatcgatatctatatctatatatataccgGTATatcatagagagagagagagagagagagagaaagtcaaCCGCAAATTCACAACCGTCAATTCTAGAAAGTGATGAAATTCTCACCGGAAATTCACTTTTCTCCGGAGATTGGTTTGCAGAGAtactagagagagagagagagagagatgaagtGAAGAGAGAGTGATTGTGTATAGGTAATGCATCAGAAGAAGTCTGAAGTTCAGATCGGGAAAGAAAGCAGCGGCGTCTCTTCCGATTTCAATCCGGTTCTGCTTTCTCCGTCTTCCTCGCTTCACCAGAAGCACTCACAAATTTGCCGCCTCGATCATCATGCTTTGATCTTCGGTTCTTCTAATTCTGggaattataataataataataatagtaataataataatagtagtaatgATAATGCGACTCTCCAGATCATTATCAACGACGGCAATCGCCCGATTGCGTCCGCCTCCACCTCGCCGGCCGCGGTGGCCGCCGGCGGGAAGACCACCGCTCACAAGAGGATCCTTCCGGGGAATAATTCCTCCAATTCTTCCATCAATTCGATGACTAAATCCCCCACTCTGAGCAATTCTCTGCATAAATACCCGTTTTATTCCGCCCCGCCCTCCGCGAATGGCCCGTACCCGTTTAGGGTTTTGGGCCATTCCCACTTCTACCACCAGCTCCACCACCTCCGCCGCGTCGTCCGGATTCACCTCCGCCTCATCATCCTCCTCTCCTTGCCTTTCTTCTATTTCCTGGTTTCCCACCCCACTAACTCCATCTTTCTTGATTTCCTCTCCGCATTTGCCTTCTCAGCAGCGCTTTTGTTCTCCCTGCATTTGGCGCTCCCCAGGCTGCCCTCTATCCGTTTGTTCCTTGCCAGGTCTTTCCCAATCAAACTCCCTCTATCCAGCCATGTCTCCAAGAGGCCTTTGCCTGTGTCCTGGTCAATCGGTTCTTGGCCAAAGTATGACAAGAAAGTGAGTTCTGGGTGTTGGGTGCAGGCATATAGCAATGGGGATGTGTATGAGGGTGAGTTTCATAAGGGGAAATGTAATGGGAGTGGAGTGTACTATTATTACATGAGTGGAAGATTTGAAGGGGATTGGGTTGATGGGAAGTATGATGGGCATGGAGTGGAGACATGGGCAAGGGGAAGTCAATACAGGGGCCAATATAGGCAGGGACTTAGGCATGGCTTTGGCGTTTATCGGTTTTATACTGGTGATGTTTATGCTGGAGAATGGTCAAATGGCCAGGGCCATGGCTGTGGGGTGCATACCTGTGAGGATGGTAGCCGATATGTTGGCGAATTCAAGTGGGGTGTCAAGCATGGCCTTGGCCACTACCATTTCAGGCATGTTTAAGAATCTTcatcttttgttgttgttggacattcatatattcatatactGGAGTCTGAAGATAGTGAACTTCATTTGATAGTTGcagtgtcttttttttttgagcctAAGATAGTTGCAGTGTCTTAATAAGCATGCTTTCTTAATTTGGAGTTCTTGTAGGAAATATGATAGTTGCAGTGTCTTAATAAGCATGCTTTCTTAATTTGGAGTTCTTGGAATGAATTTCATTTAGGAAATATCTATGTTGAAGGCGTAATTGTTTTTCCAATCAATAGTGTTTTGATCCCTGCTGATTTATTAGTGTCTCGTGTGTTAGGAATTCTGACACTTATGCTGGAGAATATTTTGCTGATAAGATGCATGGATTCGGAGTGTACCATTTCGCCAATGGGCATCGTTTTGAAGGCGCTTGGCACGAGGGAAGAAGGCAAGGATTGGGGACATATACTTTTAGGAATGGAGAAACCCAGTCGGGTCACTGGCATAATGGCATTCTTGACATTCCAAGCACACAGAGTGTGCCCTATCCTGGATCTCCCGTGGCTGTTTACCACTCAAAAGTGCTTAATGCCGTCCAGGTTAGTTATTTTTAGTTGGAGAATGCTTATTGTGATTGACCTATCTTGGCTTCTCATctaaattcattatttttttgttatcaaTGCTTAATGTTTTACTATGAATGTTACATGATAAATTGTGGCTTTAGCAACCACTGTTCTGGTTAGGTGTATTAATTTGGGC contains these protein-coding regions:
- the LOC116016918 gene encoding uncharacterized protein LOC116016918, which translates into the protein MHQKKSEVQIGKESSGVSSDFNPVLLSPSSSLHQKHSQICRLDHHALIFGSSNSGNYNNNNNSNNNNSSNDNATLQIIINDGNRPIASASTSPAAVAAGGKTTAHKRILPGNNSSNSSINSMTKSPTLSNSLHKYPFYSAPPSANGPYPFRVLGHSHFYHQLHHLRRVVRIHLRLIILLSLPFFYFLVSHPTNSIFLDFLSAFAFSAALLFSLHLALPRLPSIRLFLARSFPIKLPLSSHVSKRPLPVSWSIGSWPKYDKKVSSGCWVQAYSNGDVYEGEFHKGKCNGSGVYYYYMSGRFEGDWVDGKYDGHGVETWARGSQYRGQYRQGLRHGFGVYRFYTGDVYAGEWSNGQGHGCGVHTCEDGSRYVGEFKWGVKHGLGHYHFRNSDTYAGEYFADKMHGFGVYHFANGHRFEGAWHEGRRQGLGTYTFRNGETQSGHWHNGILDIPSTQSVPYPGSPVAVYHSKVLNAVQEARQAAEKAYNVAKVDERVNRTVAAANKAANAARVAAVKAVQKEMHHRRNSDELPIPVM